One window of the Thermococcus sp. P6 genome contains the following:
- a CDS encoding carboxypeptidase M32 — protein sequence MESVFQNETVKEILKRYRRIWAIGHAQSVLGWDMEVNMPKEGILERSTAQGELSVLSQEFLLKPEFVQLVEKAEGLELNEYERGVVRVLSRQIRINRSFPPEFLREMSEVTSQATKAWEEAKKKDDFSLFEPWLDRIIDLARRAAEYLGYENEPYDALLDLFEEGLTTREVEATFEKLEKDLKPLLEKILEAGKVPKEHPLEKERYEREHMERVNRWILERFGFPLGIRSRLDVSAHPFTTEFGIRDVRITTRYEGYDFRRAILSTVHEFGHALYELQQDERFMFTPIAGGVSLGIHESQSRFWENIVGRSKEFAGLIHPVLRENLPFMAGYTPEDVYLYFNMVRPDFIRTEADVVTYNFHILLRFKLERMMLSEDVKAKDLPELWNDEMENLLGIRPKSYTEGILQDIHWAHGTIGYFPTYSIGTLLSAQFYYHMKKDLNVEEHIARADFEPIKAWLRERVHRYGSIYPPKELLKKAIGEGLNPDYFVRWVKERYL from the coding sequence ATGGAGAGCGTATTCCAGAACGAGACCGTTAAGGAGATATTGAAGAGGTACAGGCGCATCTGGGCAATAGGACATGCCCAGAGTGTTCTCGGCTGGGACATGGAGGTTAACATGCCTAAGGAAGGCATCCTGGAGCGTTCCACAGCCCAGGGAGAGCTGTCCGTCCTCTCGCAGGAGTTTCTTTTAAAGCCCGAGTTCGTTCAGCTCGTGGAGAAGGCGGAGGGCCTTGAGCTCAACGAGTACGAGAGGGGCGTTGTGAGGGTTCTGAGCAGGCAGATAAGGATAAACAGGTCATTCCCTCCGGAGTTCCTGAGGGAGATGAGCGAGGTAACGAGTCAGGCTACGAAGGCGTGGGAGGAGGCCAAGAAGAAAGACGACTTCTCCCTCTTCGAGCCGTGGCTCGACAGGATAATCGATCTGGCGAGGAGGGCAGCGGAGTACCTCGGCTACGAGAACGAGCCCTACGACGCCCTGCTTGACCTCTTCGAGGAGGGTCTCACCACCCGGGAGGTGGAGGCCACCTTTGAAAAACTGGAGAAGGACCTGAAGCCGCTCCTTGAGAAGATTCTTGAAGCCGGCAAAGTCCCCAAGGAGCACCCGCTCGAGAAGGAACGCTACGAGAGGGAGCACATGGAGAGGGTAAACCGCTGGATCCTCGAGAGGTTCGGCTTCCCGCTCGGTATCCGCTCCCGTCTGGACGTGTCTGCCCATCCCTTCACCACGGAGTTCGGGATAAGGGACGTGAGGATAACCACGAGGTACGAGGGCTACGACTTCAGGAGGGCAATACTGAGCACCGTCCACGAGTTTGGCCACGCACTGTACGAGCTGCAGCAGGACGAAAGGTTCATGTTCACCCCGATAGCCGGAGGGGTAAGCCTCGGAATCCACGAGAGCCAGAGCCGTTTCTGGGAGAACATAGTGGGCCGCTCGAAGGAGTTCGCGGGATTGATACATCCGGTGCTCAGGGAGAACCTCCCCTTCATGGCCGGCTACACACCCGAGGACGTTTACCTGTACTTCAACATGGTCAGGCCGGACTTCATCAGGACTGAGGCTGACGTCGTCACCTACAACTTCCACATACTCCTGCGCTTCAAGCTCGAGAGGATGATGCTGAGCGAGGACGTAAAGGCGAAGGACCTTCCGGAGCTCTGGAACGATGAGATGGAGAACCTCCTCGGCATAAGGCCGAAGAGCTACACCGAGGGAATCCTTCAGGACATCCACTGGGCCCACGGGACCATCGGTTACTTCCCGACCTACAGCATAGGGACCCTCCTGTCGGCTCAGTTCTACTACCACATGAAGAAGGACCTCAACGTGGAGGAGCACATCGCCCGTGCCGACTTTGAGCCCATAAAGGCATGGCTTCGCGAGAGGGTCCACAGATACGGCTCCATCTACCCGCCCAAGGAGCTCCTGAAGAAGGCCATCGGCGAGGGGCTCAACCCGGACTACTTCGTAAGGTGGGTGAAGGAGAGGTATCTCTGA
- a CDS encoding ASCH domain-containing protein, producing MATWRMGLREEYLMAIATGKKRIEGRLYDEKRRKIQPGDTIIFENRLMCVVKDVRIYSSFREMLEREGIENVLPGVENVEEGVKVYRRFYPEEKERKYGVVAIEVEPIGWVE from the coding sequence ATGGCAACGTGGAGGATGGGCCTCAGGGAGGAGTACCTGATGGCCATAGCCACGGGCAAAAAGAGGATCGAAGGAAGACTGTACGACGAGAAGAGAAGGAAGATACAACCGGGAGACACGATAATCTTCGAGAACAGGCTTATGTGCGTGGTAAAGGACGTCAGGATTTATTCCTCCTTCAGGGAGATGCTGGAGAGGGAGGGTATAGAGAACGTCCTTCCGGGCGTTGAAAACGTGGAAGAGGGCGTAAAAGTGTACCGCCGCTTCTATCCCGAGGAAAAGGAAAGGAAGTACGGCGTTGTGGCCATAGAGGTGGAGCCCATCGGGTGGGTGGAGTAG